TTGACACAATCtgtgggctcagacccacccagtagcaacaacACATATTCAAATTCTGTTGTTTGTTGTATAAGTTGATCTATAGTCTCTCCCCTATAACGGGGAGGAGAGTTTGAAAGAGATGGTGAAGATGTTGGATCAAGGGTGCATGGGAGGAAAGGGGTgtcagagagggggagatgctggattgagaaagggggagggagatatgCCAGATGAGATCATAGCAAAGCATCTCTTGCTGCTTTTGATACCTTGGTCAACAACAGCAGGTTATGCTGCATTGGAAGAGCCTGAGATAAAAGGGGAAGGGCCTCTGCCCTGCAGCCCCGCCTACCCCCGTGGCTATGCCCATGATCTGAAAATTGTCTACAGTTCATTTGAGTGCATTCTAGTGAAGGGGTTCCTGGCATGCATTTAGCCTGGGAGAGAAAGCATTGCATgttataaaatgaaacaaaataaaattcaaagAAAATGAGAATCATCATGAGACAAATATAAAACTATGCTGATGTACCCAATATACAGAGATCCAATATTAGAGGAGAAGACAAAATCAAGGGTCTGTTTTACTAACATGGTAATGTTTGCACTTATTGTATGGTTAATACTAAAATtaccatgcagtaagtgcaaatgCTGTGAGGTAAATGCTGTGGAGTGTCAACCATTCAACCCAATCAGCTTTTGCAAACTGTGCACCCTTCATTGGTATTTGGCTAATGCTGTAAATCATATAGACTCGAAATGTATTGATTTTCTGGAGTGTGTGCAATATAATGGGATGTTGTTTGTGAGTTAGCCGTAGTCAATAAGTCAACTGTGTTCATTTTTATTCCTTGAAATAGAACCACTGAGAAGAATGAGTTCATCAAAGGACACGATTGGGGATGCTGTTGGCAGATCTCCCCTCATGAAGTGTCTCCAAACTAAGAAGGACCTAGAGGTAGCCATTGCTGGGATCCTGAAGGCAAAGCAGCAGATTAAAGACAATGGCAGAGAGGTATTTGTTCACTGACTTGATCTATTCTTTTTTAGTCTGCTTCCTAACTCTTTAGTTTTTGGTGTTCTCGGTTCATCTGGCTCACTCTGGCTTATTTTACCAGTCCTGGTTTTCTGACTCTACTGAAAGTCTCTCATTGTGTTTCTATGTGGTTTTGTAGtccagtattttttattttttgtttttttttggggggggggaggaaggaagaaaacAAGGAGTGAACTGAAAGTGCCAGGATGGCAACTTTGTGCACAGAGTAGTAAGGCAAGGATTGTATTTGTTATGCCTGGGTGACAATGGAATAAACATTCCTGCAACTTCCAAATCTGACATGGCTATAGAAAGAGCTGTTGTCAGCAGCGTTGTCCTTTTTACCTTAGCTCCTATTGGGATTATCAATGTTTGATGAGTTATTTTTACTTCTAGAAATCACTGTGGTATAAGCTTGCTTCTATTTTTGTCTGTGATTCATTGTTTATGCAGCTGTAAAAATACTTTTGCCAGCTCTGTAAAGCACTGAGGGTGATGTTATGGCACATCTGTTTATTAAGAAGATTATTCAGTGAAGCTTGGAACTTGTTTGTGTAGGAGGGGAGGTACTATGCAATCAAAATTGGACCAAACCCCTGAATCTTCAAGGGATTATCTGCATTGTCATGGATCATGAAATCATTATGCacttgaaaatatttttcacttttcTAGGGACAGGGATTTTGTGCTGCGTGTCTCAGCTTGTATGATGTAGGTAGCTACACATGCGTACTGTTAAAAGCTGGATTTATAAGCAGTTGAGACACCTTCATCTGTCATATGAAGCAGCATTCTTGAAACTCTTGAGTACTGCGGAGAAAAGCTGTTTCATCGGGAGGAAGATCAAAGTTTTGTGGTGATTGGCTATTGCAGATTACTGTATCAGTGTACGGTGGTGTGCCTCTTACTGAAGTTTGATGGTTTGAAGAAAGTAGTTATTTGAACACCAAACCGTGAAAGTACATGAATTATTCCAGAATACTGAGCTAAGGTGGCACTGTGGTTCCACCAGTTCATGAAGTAGTGGAAAGCATGTGTGAATGTGCTCATGGGCTAATGTTGGTTCTTACAGGTTAAAGACAGATCCAAGCATGCATTAGCTATCAACTGGAGTGCCTGCATAGTCAGGAGGTTTGGCTCATAGGCCAGGTAGAGCTAATCCAGCAGCTGAAAGAGGAAGCCTTGCAACAAACTCTACTGGGTAAGAAGAGGACTCTCTGGCTTTCTTTTGCTTTATTAAACTTGTCAGCTTTTCTGGTTAGTGTAAAAAACTCCTCTACGCAGCTCAAAAGGGCATAGGTCTGGCATACAAATCTTAAGAGTGACAGGTCATGTGTACTGTTGTGTGACTTCACTGTTCAGGTAATCATTGTGTCTGTACTTAAATGTTATATGCTTAATGAGAAGCCAGAATGGTAATACCTAGTATTGTGCTTTCTCTGTAGTTGTTGGAACAGTTAATTTGCCTAATGTACCAGCTGGAAAATCCTCATAGTAACAACCTAGCTAATCAGATTTCTGCTTGTCgagagaggtaaaaaaaaaaaatacatctgatCTTTCACTACTTTGAATTTCATTAAAACCAActtttcaataacagactgtatGTAAAGAAGGCAGGAGGAGCCAAAGGCATTTATAAAACAAAGAGGAACAATAGCAAAAAAAATTATTGGAAAGCAAATTGTGCAATAGCTGATAATGTGCTTATAAAATCCCTGAAATCTATAGCAGCTAAGTTGTCGTAGCATATTACCACAGTAAAAGAAGCAGCTATTGTTTCAGGAAGGTCtaatttttgatatactgccagctGTTCAAAACTACTTAATTGCTTCTCCCTTTTTCCTACTTTTGTAAACAGtgcatggtttttatttttgttttccctgCATTGTGATCCCTGCATGTCCTGAAtgcatagagggacattttcaaaaagtCGTCTAAGTCAGAACTTGGTCAtcctgctcataacgtccaaaaaaaacccccatctgTCTCGcaaccattttcaaacaggaaaaacatccagattttctATTTGAAAATGTCTGCAAGATGGACATTCTCGTGCTGAGAACGTCCAAATTGAATAgccatttttcaaaataaaacatccaaattgtgaacgacagaaaaactgaaacaggaacatctgtctggcatcattttgtgGAAAGTTGCCACATAGACAACCAgccagagcagaggggtagcctaatggttagtgcagtggactttataccaagggaccctggttcaaatccttcTTCAAATCTTTtaccaccctgtttactaagctgtgcggcaTTGCGGACACAATGCCGCATGTGAATGGACTGTgctggcattagtgcatggcagccactagcgcaatttagtaaacagggaggttgttttgtaaatgtgagccctccaggaacagaaaaatatgtactgtatctgaatgtacaccactttaattgccttcaggtttgcaggtggcttatatatttaggtacagtagatattatttctggagggctcacaattaaaaaaataagtgGGATCTAAACTAAGGTGCCTTGGTTTAacgcccactgcactaaccactaggctactcctcatatTTGTTTCCTGATTTGGTCAGAATGCTTGAGAttatcatagagcctggtatccctgtccagtttcactttcaggggaaaggaagggggacAATAACAACTGGGGAATTacggaggggtcatgccttaatccctgcagtggtcagctgcttaatctgagcaccttttttttttttttaccctggatgtgattgaaacagagtATGTCCTGCatctaagacttggatgtttttttattGTTGCTATCGGTCATCCTGTgtttgggccctccctagccaCATCTAAAACACTCCTCCTACCTGCCCCCAACATGGtcctttgctatttggatgaactgcagtgttggccattttttttctgcatttacaaAATtgatatttggacatttttggcagcTGGACAATTTGGAGAGCATTTTGAGACATCTGTGTTcttcaaaaatgagcaccataggttTCCTAATATAAGCATTATAAAAATTCTAGATGTGGATAAAATGAGAGCCTATTAAATATTTTTATAGGTGGGTATAGTTTGTTAAGCATTTTAAGAAATATAAATTATCCATTTTTTAGACCGGGCAACCTGACTCTCAAACCAGAAGAGGCTTCATCCCTGAGTTTGCGGATTTCTGCACTTCACCACACAATCATTTCTTTTGGCTCTGTCAAAACCATGGTAAGACTGAAGCCCTTAAAAATGCATGTTTCTACCCCTAGTCCTATGTATAATCCCAGTTTGTTTTAAGCAGTGTTTTTGATTTATATATATTGCTCTTTCCCCCCCTAGACTTCTACAAACTGTAAAACAATGATTTGGACAAGGCATATATTAGATTTGCCTGACTTACTTTTTCCTTAACAAAAAAGAGAGAGGGATTCCAAAGCAGAACCAAACATGCCAGCTAGTGGAAAAAAGCACAGAGGGCATTCTTTCTAAATTGGGCAAACATGAAATTGTGGCTTCACAGTCTGTGTTTCAGTGgaacacctgcgtcaggggtctcagCTCAGTGGTAGTCAGTTGTCTCCTAATGTAGTCTGATGAATCAGTGCAGAATATTGGATTAAAGGGCTTCCAGATACTCACAATCACATATATAAAACACAAGAGAGCAAGCACCATCAAACCATCAAAATATGCACTACCTCCTGCCATCAGAGTGCAGCGCATTCATAACAACAAAGCGCAATTATGAGAACCTGGAAGCTCTGTAATCTGATATTCTCCACTGATTCACCAGACTACATTAGGAAACAACTGACTACCActgagacccctgatgcaggtgttccGCCGAAAGACGGACCCTGtcgggtcttttaataaagcaaCAATTTTATGCCTATCTAATTTTGagggccctttgtgcttttttccaCTAGCTAATTACTTTATCATCACACAAGTATTAAGTGCTTTTGGATTGTGTAAGACTCCTGTACTTTAAACAGCTTTCAGAGGCCGTAAATTCAAACTCCTGTGGTGGCTCTTTATACTGTATCTTTGTGCTTCAGAATCCTTGGTTGATGCGGAATTGCTTCATGCCAGGACTTAAACATGTACAGTGCAGGGTtgtgcatatttttaaaaaatagggttatgctttttttaattatgattttcagacatttttaattttttgacctCTCTGATTTTTTTAGACATGTATTGTACATGCACAATCAATTGTACATGTGTTACTTTGTTGGTATATGCATGTACAAGTGATTTGCAAATACTTTAAGAATTTTAGGTGCCCATACAAACTGAATGCACACTCCAGCTTGCAGATGAGTATCTTCATGTTCCTCTGGTTTAATTAGACTGCATTGTGTCACTCTGGCAGAgcaatttgtttttctgtttatcAGAGCATTAGGAGATGTGCTGGATGTCTAACACTCCACTAGCTAATTGCATATCATCAAATTGTGGCACATGCTTTTCTGTTAGTTGGTCTTCTATAAGAGGTcagttacatatgtaaataaataaatgcttcccAATTAAGCAGCACCTCGCTGCCTACAACTAGAATTATTCCCATCCAGTTAATTTTGTGTGACCACATAAAAGGCTGCCATTGAAATGCTTTCATGTTTCAAtgatatattctgatattgtcaTCTTCTGCTCCATACTTTGCTGAAGAAGGTGGCTCTGCCTTTGAAAGCCTGTCAAAaatatattagtccaataaagaaggtttaactttattttcctttcttttgttttctttctgtttatCACCCATATATTGTATCAAAGTTTCTATCTTATCACATAAATTGGTTACCTTCTTCTTGTCATCAAAGATGATGACACCCAGTTCTCTGGTACTGCTTCATCTGTGCAGACTTtagatgtgttttttttgtaCCAGGCGCTAAGTAAAGGCTCATATCTATGTAtaatatatttttcctttttcccctgtGCCATGAAATAATGGATTGTGTGTGATTTTGTAGAGACCAATTCCTGGAAGACTGGAAACTTCACTCAGTGAATGGATTTTGGAAAGTAAAGCTGCCAGTACTCCTCCTCAGGCTTTTTCTCTACCTAGCTCCAACCCTCAGGATTGGCTCTTGGATGAGCACCAAGAGATCAGCAtggtattttgtgtgtgtgtgtgtgtgtgtgtgtgtgtgtgtgtgtgtgtgtgtgtctttttgtGCTGAGGAGAGGATGAAAGCAATGGATTTCAGAACTACagcacatttttttcaaaatgttgTTTTACATTTAATCTTACAACTGAATGGATTGAATTATGTTTTATCATCAAATAGGATTTCTGCACATCGAAAGGCTGTGCTTTTAACATGGAGCACATCTTTGGACAGCTAAAGGATTTGGAGCACTGGGTTCTGAAGAGTCAGCAAAAAGATGTTCCTGAGGAAAGACATTTTCGGAATCGGAATTGTTCTATTGCGAGCTctgccttctccattgagaagatTGATGAATTAGAATTCTTTGAGCAGGAAGATATGGACTTTTCTGATTGGCTGCTTACATCCTCTGAAGCTGAAGTTGAAAATGACTTAACATATAAGTGGGAATGTGTTCTTAGGCCCTGTAAAGAGAGCTATGATATGAATGATTGGCTCCTAAAAGCCAAAtcctgcaataattgtggtggcCAAACAGCTGCTGTTGAGGTTGAGAATCGTAGAAACCTGAAGTGCCTGAATGAGCATCTGGGTGGGAAGACATTTCTTGCTGCATCCAACAGTGACACCTGGCTTCTACAGGATCAGCAGCTGGCATTTAAAGTGGAGGATGAAGGCAAGGTCAAAGAGACCTGCAGTAGCTTCTCAGAGTATATCTGTAGAGAAAGCTGTGAGGAGGATGCTCTTAATATGTGGCTgctgaagaaagaaggaaaagacaAAAATGAGATGCCATTGAACCAGGTGCTTAAGACAAGCCTGGAATCTGAGAAAGCAGACTCTGTCCAGAACATCTGGCTTTATACCTGTAGGAGAACTCCTGAGGAGCAGAAGAAAGGACAAGATAAAAATGGGATGCCACTGAACCAGGTACATAAGACAAGCCTAGAATCTGAGAGAACAGATTCTGTCCAGAACATCTGGTTTTACCTCTGTAGGACTCCAGATGAACATAAGAAAGTACAAGATAAAATCATGATGCCACTAACCCAGGTGTTATGGACAAGCGTGGAGTCTGAAAAACAAAATCCTGCCCAGAGCATCTGGCTTCCCCCCTGTAGAAGAATGTCACAAACTGCCATAGCACAGCTTGAGAATCCTGAGGCCTCACGTAATCATCCTAAAACCTGGTTGCCCAAATCTCAAAGCATAGTAGCAAACACAGAAGAGAAAGCAAGCAAGGAGATGGATGAGAGTAGCTGTAAGAGTCAAACATCGGATCTCCTAACCCCATTCCACCTCCCTCTGAACATAGACAGTTGGATATTATCTTCTAGAAATGCAGATAATGTTAGAAAGACTCaacagacccctgtggaagaTAAGTGGTTGCTATGCAAAAGAGCACATGTGAGTATACCTTGATAACACTTGAGTCCAGTGGTCAGGAAAGGTTGTGAAACATACCATTTTTCTGAATTGCAATACCATTTCTTTTGCTGAAGATAGGTTGCTTGCCATCAACCAGACTGTAGCCTGAGATTCCTTTTCACTCCTCTTATACCAGTAATCTGAGTAGTAGAATGGAGCATGTGCATGTGCAGGTAGTGAAGTATTCATTTGGTATATGCtaaattttctgtttttgtatgtGATGTTAAAGTATTTGCTAATCTGGTTGTATACACCAGTGTTTGCTCAGAGCTTCATAGGGTTCCTGGACAAATGCTTTGTAATGGAACATGTTCTTCAAGCTTTCATGTAACTAGATATTTCACAGAATGTTTCTTGACTGATATCATGCTAGTTTATTAAATATTATTTTATCATAAGTTCtggcacacacacaaaacaaatgaTTTAATATTCATGTACTTTTTCATGACTCCTATATTGAAAACTTgatgcatttttttaaagaaatacttTACACACAttgggtcagattctataaatggtgcctcaAACATCTGCTtggaactaagtgtattctataagattttggTGTGGTTTATAGCGTACACTTAGTTAATACCATTGCGCCTACATCTACGCATGTTCATTTACGCcagtaaaaacctggtgtaaatccgtgCACGTAGACTTAGGTGCACTgacctgtattctgtaattacatgcagaactgtTGGAACGCCAGCAAAACGCTTATAAACATACCCA
This portion of the Microcaecilia unicolor chromosome 4, aMicUni1.1, whole genome shotgun sequence genome encodes:
- the LOC115469621 gene encoding LOW QUALITY PROTEIN: nuclear receptor coactivator 4-like (The sequence of the model RefSeq protein was modified relative to this genomic sequence to represent the inferred CDS: inserted 2 bases in 1 codon) produces the protein MVHDDVNDHIIRACKEMGSAEPLRRMSSSKDTIGDAVGRSPLMKCLQTKKDLEVAIAGILKAKQQIKDNGREIQACISYQLECLHSQEVWLIGQVELIQQLKEEALQQXLYWLLEQLICLMYQLENPHSNNLANQISACRERPGNLTLKPEEASSLSLRISALHHTIISFGSVKTMLSEAVNSNSCGGSLYCIFVLQNPWLMRNCFMPGLKHRPIPGRLETSLSEWILESKAASTPPQAFSLPSSNPQDWLLDEHQEISMDFCTSKGCAFNMEHIFGQLKDLEHWVLKSQQKDVPEERHFRNRNCSIASSAFSIEKIDELEFFEQEDMDFSDWLLTSSEAEVENDLTYKWECVLRPCKESYDMNDWLLKAKSCNNCGGQTAAVEVENRRNLKCLNEHLGGKTFLAASNSDTWLLQDQQLAFKVEDEGKVKETCSSFSEYICRESCEEDALNMWLLKKEGKDKNEMPLNQVLKTSLESEKADSVQNIWLYTCRRTPEEMSQTAIAQLENPEASRNHPKTWLPKSQSIVANTEEKASKEMDESSCKSQTSDLLTPFHLPLNIDSWILSSRNADNVRKTQQTPVEDKWLLCKRAHNYYSVPDVCNIFAYMKFTNDTDQWLYQAPQQKCCDGTDVDATTEMYVSE